AACCATGCCGCTCGATACTCCCAAATGGATGATGTTCAGATCGCTGGGGTTTACGATCATGACGATCAGACTGCGGAACGAATTGTCAGGCAATTTGGCGCAACGAAATACGGCAACGTCGATCAGTTAATTAGGGCGGTCGATTACGTTGATATCTGCACCCCTACCAATACACATGTCGATCTACTCGAACAAGTAGCGAATGCGGGTAAATCGGTGTTTACTGAGAAACCGCTTGGGCGTACTCTCGAAGAATGCAAACGGGCGGTTGAAGCTGTTCGCAAGAACAATGTGCTGTGTATGCCGGGGCATGTGGTTCGATTTTGTCCTGAATTCAAGCGTGCTAAAGAGATGGTGGGAGATGGCGCTGTTGGAACACCCGCCGCTATACGCACAACTCGCGCAAGAGTACCGATGGGTGGTTGGAATGCCGACACTTCGATGAGAGGTGGGGTTATTCTGGACCTTATCGTTCATGATTTCGATTGGATCCGCTGGACGTTCGGCCCTGTCGAGCGTGTATTCGCCCGTGGGATTGCCGCAAATAAACCTGGTGGGTTTGATTATGCTCTGGTCACTCTCAAACTCAAAAACGGTGCGATAGCTCATGTTGAGGGTAGTTGGGCGGAACCTAGTAATTTCTTTGTCGCCTTCGAAATTGCTGGAGATAAAGGGCTTTTGGATTATAACAGCAACCGCGATTCTTCCTTCAAAGTCACCAAAGCCAAAACGGAAACGACCACAGGGTTCAGTTTATTCGAAAGTCCACTCACTCCTCAGGAAGACCCGCTTTATTTAGAGCTTAGGCATTTTGCGGACTGCGTGATAGCGGGCAAGGAACCTGATATTACTGTTGAAGATGGTTATGAGGCGGCACGAATTGCTCTGGCCGCACTTGAATCAGCCAAA
This genomic stretch from bacterium harbors:
- a CDS encoding Gfo/Idh/MocA family oxidoreductase, whose translation is MLKVGIVGVGGMGSNHAARYSQMDDVQIAGVYDHDDQTAERIVRQFGATKYGNVDQLIRAVDYVDICTPTNTHVDLLEQVANAGKSVFTEKPLGRTLEECKRAVEAVRKNNVLCMPGHVVRFCPEFKRAKEMVGDGAVGTPAAIRTTRARVPMGGWNADTSMRGGVILDLIVHDFDWIRWTFGPVERVFARGIAANKPGGFDYALVTLKLKNGAIAHVEGSWAEPSNFFVAFEIAGDKGLLDYNSNRDSSFKVTKAKTETTTGFSLFESPLTPQEDPLYLELRHFADCVIAGKEPDITVEDGYEAARIALAALESAKTGQPVDLTVGGVI